The Amycolatopsis sp. NBC_01480 genome segment TGCGCGGTGGTCGGCTCGATGCTCACCGGGCGGCCGGTGAAGTGGACCGAGGACCGGTCCGAGAACCTGATGAGCACCTCGTTCGCCCGCGACTACCATATGAGCGGCGAAATCGCGGCCACGCGCGAGGGAAAACTGCTCGGCCTGCGCGTGCACGTGGTCGCCGACCACGGCGCGTTCAACGGCACCGCACAGCCGTCGAAGTTCCCGGCCGGGTTCTTCCACGTGTTCACCGGCTCGTACGACCTGCCGGTGGCGCACTGCGCGGTCACCGGCGTGTACACGAACAAGGCGCCCGGCGGGGTGGCGTACGCGTGCTCGTTCCGGATCACCGAAGCGGTGTACGTCGTCGAGCGGATGATGGACCTGCTCGCGCGCGAGCTGGGGCTGGACCCGGCCGAGCTGCGGATGCGGAACCTGTTGCGCCCCGAGCAGTTCCCGTACACCTGCGCGACCGGCTGGGAGTACGACTCGGGCGACTACCCGCGCGCGCTGGAGCTCGCCAAGCAGATCGCCGGTTACGACGGGCTTCGCCGTGAGCAGGCGGAAAAACGCACGCGGGGCGAGCTGATGGGCGTCGGGCTGAGCTTCTTTACCGAGGCCGTCGGCGCCGGCCCGCGCGAGCACATGGACATCCTCGGCTTCGGCATGGCCGACGGCGCCGAGCTGCGCGTGCACCCGACCGGCTCGGCCGTGCTCCGGCTGTCCTGCATGTCCCAGGGACAGGGCCACGAAACGACGTTCGCGCAGCTGGTGTCCGAGGAGCTGGGCATCGCGCCGGACGAGGTCGAGGTGGTGCAGGGCGACACCGACCACACCCCGTTCGGGCTGGGCACCTACGGCTCACGCTCGACGCCGGTCTCCGGTGCGGCCGCGGTTACGGTGGCGCGCAAGGTGCGCGAGCGGGCGCGGCAAGTGGCGTCGGCGATGCTGGAGGTGAGCCCGGACGACTTGGAGTGGGAGCGCGGGCGCTGGTTCGTGCGCGGAGTTCCCGGCCGCGGGGCCACGATCCGCGAGATCGCGCTGGCGGCGCACTCGGACCTCGCGCTGCCCGAGGGCGTCGAGGGGCATCTGGACGCGAGCACGGTGTACAGCCCGCCGAACCTGACCTACCCGTTCGGCGCGTACATCTGCGTGGTGGACGTGGATCCCGGGACCGGGCAGGTGACCGTGCGCCGGTTCGTCGCGGTGGACGACTGCGGGGTGCGGATCAACCCGATGATCGTGGCCGGCCAGGTGCACCGCGGCCTCGCCGACGGCATCGGGATGGCGCTGATGGAGCTGATGGCGTTCGACTCCGACGGCAATCACTTGGGCGGCTCGTTCATGGACTACCTGCTGCCGACGGCGCTGGAGTGCCCTTCGTGGGAGCTGGGCGAGACCGTCACCCCGTCGCCGCACCACCCGATCGGCGCGAAGGGCGTCGGCGAATCGGCGACCGTCGGCTCCCCCGCCGCGGTGGTGAACGCGGTGCTCGACGCGCTCGCCCCGTTCGGCGTCCGGCACGCCGACATGCCGCTCACCCCGGCGGCGGTCTGGCGCGCGATGCAGGGAAGTCCACTTCGGACAGACCTGGCGATCACCTGAGCCCGCCGGGTGTTCCGCCCCAATGTGGCATTGGGTGCGTTGAGCGCAACCAATGTGGCATTGGGGCGCATTC includes the following:
- a CDS encoding aerobic carbon-monoxide dehydrogenase large subunit, yielding MTSALGYGSLPRKEDARFVRGRGTFVDDVVLPGMLHGAVLRSPHAHARLISVDTSAAEAHPKVRAVLTGAMLAERGMAWMPTLSHDVQAVLATDKVRFQGQEVAFVVAEDRYAARDALELIDVEYEPLPAVIDGLAALEPGAEVIRDDLGRTDNHVFDWSSGDADATEAAIAGAEVVVRQDMLYPRVHPAPLETCGAVADIDAVTGKLTVWVTAQAPHAHRLLYSRITGLPEHRIRIIAPDIGGGFGNKVGLYPGYLCAVVGSMLTGRPVKWTEDRSENLMSTSFARDYHMSGEIAATREGKLLGLRVHVVADHGAFNGTAQPSKFPAGFFHVFTGSYDLPVAHCAVTGVYTNKAPGGVAYACSFRITEAVYVVERMMDLLARELGLDPAELRMRNLLRPEQFPYTCATGWEYDSGDYPRALELAKQIAGYDGLRREQAEKRTRGELMGVGLSFFTEAVGAGPREHMDILGFGMADGAELRVHPTGSAVLRLSCMSQGQGHETTFAQLVSEELGIAPDEVEVVQGDTDHTPFGLGTYGSRSTPVSGAAAVTVARKVRERARQVASAMLEVSPDDLEWERGRWFVRGVPGRGATIREIALAAHSDLALPEGVEGHLDASTVYSPPNLTYPFGAYICVVDVDPGTGQVTVRRFVAVDDCGVRINPMIVAGQVHRGLADGIGMALMELMAFDSDGNHLGGSFMDYLLPTALECPSWELGETVTPSPHHPIGAKGVGESATVGSPAAVVNAVLDALAPFGVRHADMPLTPAAVWRAMQGSPLRTDLAIT